The Saccharomyces eubayanus strain FM1318 chromosome IV, whole genome shotgun sequence genome contains the following window.
aaagttttttggAGTACTGATGGGCTTTCACTcttataaaaaataaagcaaTCTCCGATAAAAGATTATATATGAAGATCagaacaaaatattttgcacttcaaaacaaaacaactcTAAAACAATCAGGATTCCGTTCCAACTTTCTTCCCCCGTTGCTGCacttcttttattttggcAAGCGGTTCAACTAGAAGGTAAGCTTGAATCAATTTTCATGTCGTTCCTCCTTTGATCCTCGCTCCCAAAAGGGGGAGGGAAGGGGCCTTGTTAGACCGGTCCAGCAGGAGCGAAAAAGACCCTGAGACTCTCTGCCaagaatagaaaagaataaaagcGGCTGGTGAGTTTGGTTCGCATATAATGGGAATAGAGTGTCTAGATTTTCACTCTTAATCCATAGTCAACATCGTCTGTCTTGTTTGCGAAGAGGGAACGCACCATTGCATTCGTTCGCCTGTTGTATTATAATGTATCTAGGTGTATATGTATAATTCTTATAGTCGATGTTGTATAAAACCCCGCTTTCTAGCTTAATTTTTAATCAAAAGATCAAGCTACGTGGGGTACAATTTCCGGAATATCATGGAGTTACTTTAAAGTAACCTTGGCATGTAGGTGCGATGTACATAATCAGCGTCAGTGAGTAATAGCATTGGATGAGTTCTTCACCCAGAAACATTAACATCGAAACAGCCGTATCCGGACAACAAGAAGTCTAGAGCTTCGGCCTGATGTTGTGAATAATGTGCAGACTCATCTGGACTTTGCTTAGAAATAGGTCCATCACTGGGTATTCTTGATTCTTTCTGGAAGATACGATCCATGACTAGTAGTGCTTTCTCCATTAAAGACGCAAATCTATGCGTTTGCCTATGTTTGGAAGATACAACGATGGATATAGATTCTTCACGAATAACATAACCAATCCCAAACCCATTAGCAGTCACGGGGCCAAAGCCAAAGCTTTTTAAACAAGGATTACCACAATTTGAAGTACTTAGGATATTTGTATTCAGAATACTCCAGGAGTTATCATGATATAATGGTGGTAACGGTAGTATGCCTTTGAACCATTCATTCCAGACACAGTACATTGCATACAAATGACGGTCTTGACCCAATCCCATGGAGCATTCTTTTGTAATCCGAGAATGTTCCTTACACGATTGATGAAGTAATTCAATTCTCCGTCTATCTGTTAGAGTCTTATCAAACAAAGACTTAACAAACATTTTACATTGCGGGGTGACTGTCCTGATGGCCTCAGTTCTgccattttgaaaagcctTTGTCATAGCAGGTTCATAAGTGGTCTCGAGTTTACCATACAGTGCATAGTATGCGATTTGGAATATCTGTTGCGTGAAGGCATCTGGCGAGCATTTGAAAACCGATTTTATGTGTCTGGCCccatattttccaaaatttaAGGTGACAAATTCATACTGGGAAATCAAATCTGatattcttgtttctgCAAAATGCAAAGAGCTTAGTAGAAAATTATCAACGGTCCATTCAAGTCTTCTTGGGATTGTGATTAGGTTAGCGGTTGACTTGAATAGCGAGCTATCCTTAGTGTCATCAAAGATATCTAGAACATTGGGAGTAACGCCCCTTGCAAAACTTAGGATAGAATCTGTATAAATATCAGAAGCTAACCTTAGAACTGTATGACCATCAACCCCGGTATGCTCGAAATTTATGCCTGCTTTCCCATCTTTCGTAACTATCAGTTGCAATTTGTCATACCAACGATTTAAGCAAGTGCCATGCTGCAAACTTAACGTAATCGGCATGCTACTATTATGTAACAATTTGGAGCTCAAATCGACATTCGAAGTGCCGCATAGCATTGACTTCACCAGCTCATCTTCTTGTCCCTCTTCAAATGACACATCATCTAGGCATATCACGAATAAGGCACTTTCAATTAACTTCAAATTCCTGCAATTAGTTGACTCTGGATCCTTAGATATGTAATCTCTTACTTTTGCCCACGATCTTCTACTTTCTGTAGTGAAAAGACCAAATGGAAAGGGTCTATTATCGTTCTGTGGGTGATTGTGGTGGCGACGATGATGCTTGTAGGCTTCTTCATAGTCGTTAATAATTGAGTACAAATTCCATTCTAATTCCAcagatgttgaaaaaataggCGAATTGTCAATATCCAGTACATCAAACCAATAGAATTGGGATTTATACACGATTATGACGTGATGGGAAGTAGGGTCTGTCTGTAAATGGCACGACTCTTGGCCTGTACTAGGTGGTATTCTACTTGATCCGAACAACTTATCATATTGATCCATAGATAATGGAATCTCACCATGAATGGTATCAGGCTTTAGTGTCCTACAACGGATGCTTTTAACGAACTTTAACATCGAGGTGACCAGTTTGGCACATCTTTTAATCTGCAAAGTATGCTCCCCATATGGAGCAGATTCCGAATGGAAGGTGTGATTATTAATTATGGGGTCATCTTccaatttgaagaagggATTAACATTTAGCACTACTGAGGCGTCGTATGTCAGATAAGAATCATACCAAAATTGTTCGATATACGAAGAATGTGGAGTTTCTTTGGCGATTTGTGAGTCATATTCCAGCAGTTTATTATGTAAAGTTTCCATTAGCTTTAAATTCGTCGGCGATAAGACGGTCGATCTCGTCCTTTCATTTTGCAAAGCATCCTGTAATGGCTCGACCCTGTCCAAAAATCTTTGCAATGTATCCTTCAAAGGTGGAATAGGCAATCTTTTCATAGCTGGTACATCTTGCGTTTGTGCCTTCAAAGCCatgttgttcttttatgTTCTGAGTTGACTGGTCCCAGCATCGATTTCGTTATAGAGATGGACTTACTTCTTGAGAAAGATAAAGTTATACAGATTTATAGAT
Protein-coding sequences here:
- the YAT1 gene encoding carnitine O-acetyltransferase YAT1 codes for the protein MALKAQTQDVPAMKRLPIPPLKDTLQRFLDRVEPLQDALQNERTRSTVLSPTNLKLMETLHNKLLEYDSQIAKETPHSSYIEQFWYDSYLTYDASVVLNVNPFFKLEDDPIINNHTFHSESAPYGEHTLQIKRCAKLVTSMLKFVKSIRCRTLKPDTIHGEIPLSMDQYDKLFGSSRIPPSTGQESCHLQTDPTSHHVIIVYKSQFYWFDVLDIDNSPIFSTSVELEWNLYSIINDYEEAYKHHRRHHNHPQNDNRPFPFGLFTTESRRSWAKVRDYISKDPESTNCRNLKLIESALFVICLDDVSFEEGQEDELVKSMLCGTSNVDLSSKLLHNSSMPITLSLQHGTCLNRWYDKLQLIVTKDGKAGINFEHTGVDGHTVLRLASDIYTDSILSFARGVTPNVLDIFDDTKDSSLFKSTANLITIPRRLEWTVDNFLLSSLHFAETRISDLISQYEFVTLNFGKYGARHIKSVFKCSPDAFTQQIFQIAYYALYGKLETTYEPAMTKAFQNGRTEAIRTVTPQCKMFVKSLFDKTLTDRRRIELLHQSCKEHSRITKECSMGLGQDRHLYAMYCVWNEWFKGILPLPPLYHDNSWSILNTNILSTSNCGNPCLKSFGFGPVTANGFGIGYVIREESISIVVSSKHRQTHRFASLMEKALLVMDRIFQKESRIPSDGPISKQSPDESAHYSQHQAEALDFLLSGYGCFDVNVSG